One Cydia pomonella isolate Wapato2018A chromosome 14, ilCydPomo1, whole genome shotgun sequence DNA segment encodes these proteins:
- the LOC133524932 gene encoding cytochrome P450 6a2-like, which yields MLWLLIGLLAIVIILFYSYGTRTFSYWSKRGVKHDAPIPYFGTAKRRFLQQIATADIYHEMYQKYPNERFVGYYLMTTPVLILRDPELVKYVLVSDFNHFSSRNMFPMDEHPEPLLKNLFTSEGDLWKLLRQRMTPAFTTGKLKAMFPLIVARAEKLQRVAAEAAASGTEADVRDLMARYTTDFIGACGFGIDTDTLSDKNNMFRKLGQRIFRQEKRDMIVAILKYAMPSLMTSYHFFAPEVENIMMKLVKTIMKERDYTNSGRNDYIDSLLDLKEKGKMIGESLKYKKADGSPCVAEIEMDDEIMVAQVFVFFAAGFETSSTVTSYTLHELAHHPEYQRRCQEEIDAVLERHDNKLSYDAVKEMKFLEMCLSETMRIFPSIGFLQRMCVKAYTIPGTDITIDPGVNIIVPIKSLHLDPQYLQDPEEFRPERFHPDNVAYINKHTYLPFGTGPRACIGERLAYMQSLAGLAALLSHFSVASSISTRRKPIIDTKVLGVQSVKGGLPLALTARKKTQ from the exons ATGTTGTGGCTATTAATAGGATTATTGGcaattgtaataatattgttttattcataCGGCACGCGGACTTTCAGCTACTGGAGCAAGCGTGGGGTCAAGCACGATGCTCCTATACCATACTTTGGCACCGCGAAACGACGGTTCCTCCAGCAAATAGCCACTGCTGACATTTACCATGAAATGTACCAGAAGTATCCCAACGAAAGATTCGTTGGATACTACCTCATGACTACTCCGGTGCTAATTCTAAGGGATCCTGAATTGGTCAAGTATGTTTTAGTGTCTGATTTCAACCACTTCTCCTCCAGAAATATGTTCCCGATGGACGAACATCCTGAACCGCTACTGAAAAATCTGTTTACGAGTGAAGGCGATCTCTGGAAATTGTTGAGGCAGAGGATGACGCCCGCGTTCACGACCGGCAAGTTAAAGGCGATGTTTCCCCTGATCGTGGCGAGGGCCGAGAAGCTGCAGCGAGTGGCGGCCGAAGCGGCGGCAAGTGGCACCGAGGCCGACGTGCGGGACCTCATGGCACGCTACACCACCGACTTCATCGGCGCCTGCGGCTTCGGCATCGACACTGACACCCTCAGCGATAAGAACAACATGTTCAGAAAGCTTGGTCAACGCATATTTAGACAAGAAAAGAGAGACATGATTGTAGCGATTCTTAAATATGCCATGCCGAGTTTGATGACCAGTTATCACTTCTTTGCACCAGAGGTCGAGAACATTATGATGAAGTTGGTAAAAACCATAATGAAGGAGCGCGATTATACAAATTCGGGCAGGAATGATTACATCGACTCGCTTTTGGATTTGAAAGAGAAAGGAAAAATGATAGGCGAATCTCTGAAGTATAAGAAAGCTGATGGCAGTCCTTGTGTGGCTGAGATTGAGATGGATGATGAAATCATGGTGGCTCAAGTGTTCGTGTTCTTCGCGGCCGGGTTCGAGACGTCCTCCACAGTAACCAGCTACACGCTGCACGAGCTGGCCCACCATCCTGAGTACCAAAGGAGGTGTCAGGAGGAAATTGACGCGGTACTAGAGCGTCATGATAACAAATTATCTTATGACGCCGTCAAGGAGATGAAGTTTTTGGAAATGTGTCTCAG tGAAACAATGAGGATATTCCCCTCCATCGGCTTTTTGCAACGCATGTGCGTGAAAGCCTACACCATTCCAGGCACGGACATTACCATTGACCCCGGGGTCAACATCATCGTCCCGATCAAGTCGCTCCACCTGGACCCGCAGTACTTACAGGACCCGGAGGAGTTCCGTCCCGAACGGTTCCACCCGGACAACGTCGCCTACATCAACAAGCATACATATCTGCCCTTCGGGACCGGACCGAGAGCTTGTATTG gaGAGCGTCTAGCCTACATGCAATCATTGGCCGGTCTCGCTGCCCTGCTGAGCCACTTCTCGGTGGCTTCGAGCATCAGCACGCGCCGCAAACCGATCATAGACACCAAAGTCTTGGGCGTCCAGAGCGTCAAGGGAGGCCTACCCCTGGCCCTTACCGCCAGGAAAAAGACACAGTGA
- the LOC133524931 gene encoding cytochrome P450 6a2-like → MLWLLVGLLAIVIILIYSYGTRTFSYWTKRGVKHDAPIPYFGTAKRQFLQQIAFADIYHEMYQKYPSERFVGYYLMTTPVLILRDPQLVKHVLVSDFNHFSSRNVFPMDDHPEPLLKNLFTSEGDLWKLLRQRMTPAFTTGKLKAMFPLIMARAEKLQRVAAEAAASGTEVDVRDLMARYTTDFIGACGFGIDTDTLSDKNSMFRKLGQRIFIQEKRDIIVAILKYTMPNLMTSFHFFAPEVEKIIMTLVKTIMKERDYKNSGRNDYIDTILDLKEKGKMIGESLVYKKADGSPCVAEIEMDDEIMVAQVFVFFAAGFETSSAVTSYTLHELAHHPEHQRRCQEEIDAVLERHDNKLSYDAVKEMKFLEMCLSEAMRIFPSIGFLQRMCVKAYTIPGTDMTIDPGVNIIVPVKSFHLDPQYFQDPEEFRPKRFHPDNVAYIDKYTYLPFGTGPRACIGERLGYMQSLAGLAALLSHFSVAPSISTRRKPIIDTRVLGVQSVKGGLPLALTARKKTQ, encoded by the exons ATGTTGTGGCTATTAGTAGGATTATTAGCAattgtaataatattgatttattcatACGGGACGCGGACTTTCAGCTACTGGACCAAGCGTGGGGTCAAACACGATGCTCCCATACCATACTTTGGCACCGCGAAACGACAGTTCCTCCAGCAAATAGCCTTTGCTGACATTTACCATGAAATGTACCAGAAGTATCCCAGCGAAAGATTCGTTGGATACTACCTCATGACTACTCCGGTGCTAATTCTAAGGGATCCCCAATTAGTTAAACACGTTTTAGTGTCTGATTTCAACCACTTCTCCTCCAGAAACGTGTTCCCGATGGACGATCACCCTGAACCCTTATTGAAAAATCTGTTTACCAGTGAAGGCGATCTCTGGAAATTGTTGAGGCAGAGGATGACACCCGCGTTCACGACCGGCAAGTTAAAGGCGATGTTTCCCCTGATCATGGCGAGGGCTGAGAAGCTGCAGCGAgtggcggccgaggcggcggcGAGCGGCACCGAGGTCGACGTGCGGGACCTCATGGCGCGCTACACCACCGACTTCATCGGCGCCTGCGGCTTCGGCATCGACACTGACACACTCAGTGATAAGAACAGCATGTTCAGAAAGCTGGGTCAACGCATATTTATTCAAGAAAAAAGAGATATAATTGTAGCGATCCTTAAATATACCATGCCCAATTTGATGACTAGTTTTCACTTCTTTGCGCCAGAGGTTGAGAAAATTATTATGACGTTGGTAAAAACCATAATGAAGGAGCGAGATTATAAAAATTCGGGCAGGAATGATTACATCGACACGATTTTGGATTTGAAAGAGAAAGGGAAAATGATAGGCGAATCTCTGGTGTATAAGAAAGCTGATGGCAGTCCTTGTGTGGCTGAGATTGAGATGGATGATGAAATCATGGTGGCACAAGTGTTCGTGTTCTTCGCTGCCGGGTTCGAGACGTCCTCTGCAGTGACCAGCTACACGCTGCACGAGCTGGCGCACCATCCTGAGCACCAGAGGAGGTGTCAGGAAGAAATTGACGCGGTACTAGAGCGTCATGATAACAAATTATCTTATGACGCCGTCAAGGAGATGAAGTTTTTGGAAATGTGTCTCAG tGAAGCCATGAGGATATTCCCCTCCATCGGCTTTTTGCAACGCATGTGCGTGAAAGCGTACACCATCCCAGGCACGGACATGACCATCGATCCCGGGGTCAATATTATCGTCCCGGTCAAATCGTTCCACCTGGACCCGCAGTACTTCCAGGACCCGGAGGAGTTCCGTCCGAAACGGTTCCACCCGGACAACGTCGCCTACATCGACAAGTATACATATCTGCCCTTCGGGACCGGACCGAGAGCTTGTATTG GAGAGCGTCTAGGTTACATGCAATCACTGGCCGGTCTCGCTGCCCTGCTGAGCCACTTCTCGGTGGCTCCGAGCATCAGCACGCGCCGCAAACCGATCATAGACACCAGAGTCTTGGGCGTCCAGAGCGTCAAGGGAGGCCTACCCCTGGCCCTTACCGCCAGGAAAAAGACCCAGTGA